In Acidovorax sp. 106, the following proteins share a genomic window:
- a CDS encoding ABC transporter substrate-binding protein: protein MRFKTLMLAAAVAAALPLAAQSATFRWSRSVDISTWDIHAQNVGPNNTMHGAVYDTLVEYNSKTFKPEPSLATEWKLIKPTQLRLTLRKGVKFSDGSEFTADDAKFSLERAKAKSSNYAVYAQGIDRVEKVDAYTIDIISELPNPVLVNQLTELRIMSKAWAEKNKSVEPKDIKTKDETYAHRNALGTGPYQLKQWAPDQRVVLEPNPNWWGKGKYPTNLTEIIYTPIKADATRTAALLSGEVDFVIDPSLQDLSRIKQTPNLQVLEGPEYRTIFLGLDQFRDELPGSDVKGKNPLKDLRVRKALYQAIDIQSIQRVVLRGLAQPTGTLIANQVNGWTKKADVRWPYDAKAAQKLLADAGYPNGFEVDFACSAGRYINDEQLCQAITSQWAKVGVKAKLRSLPFATYFPMIQRNEASIYLLGWGVPTFDAFYSLQSLVRTTGAGGDGNFNLGRFSDPQIDALVERVKKETDATTRNQLIEQALIKEHELVSHIPLYNQVIPWAATKKVDIIHRADNRIDWRYLKVN, encoded by the coding sequence ATGCGTTTCAAAACCCTGATGCTCGCGGCTGCCGTGGCCGCTGCCCTGCCCCTGGCCGCACAGTCCGCCACCTTCCGCTGGTCCCGCTCGGTAGACATTTCCACCTGGGATATCCATGCCCAGAACGTGGGCCCCAATAACACCATGCACGGCGCGGTGTATGACACGCTGGTCGAATACAACAGCAAGACCTTCAAGCCCGAGCCGTCGCTCGCCACCGAGTGGAAGCTCATCAAGCCCACGCAGCTGCGCCTGACGCTGCGCAAGGGCGTGAAGTTCAGCGACGGCAGCGAGTTCACGGCCGACGACGCCAAATTCTCGCTGGAGCGGGCCAAGGCCAAAAGCTCCAACTACGCCGTGTACGCCCAGGGCATTGACCGCGTGGAGAAGGTCGATGCCTACACCATTGACATCATTTCTGAGCTGCCCAACCCGGTGCTGGTGAACCAGCTGACCGAGCTGCGCATCATGAGCAAAGCCTGGGCCGAAAAGAACAAGTCGGTCGAGCCCAAGGACATCAAGACCAAGGACGAGACCTATGCCCACCGCAACGCGCTGGGCACCGGCCCCTACCAGCTCAAGCAGTGGGCACCCGACCAGCGCGTGGTGCTGGAGCCCAACCCCAACTGGTGGGGCAAGGGCAAGTACCCCACCAACCTGACCGAGATCATCTACACCCCCATCAAGGCAGACGCCACGCGCACGGCGGCGCTGTTGTCGGGTGAGGTGGATTTTGTGATCGACCCCAGCCTGCAAGACCTCTCGCGCATCAAGCAGACGCCCAACCTGCAGGTGCTGGAAGGGCCGGAGTACCGCACCATCTTTTTGGGCCTCGACCAGTTCCGCGATGAGCTGCCCGGCTCGGACGTGAAGGGCAAGAACCCGCTCAAGGACCTGCGCGTGCGCAAGGCGCTGTACCAGGCGATCGATATCCAGTCCATACAGCGCGTGGTGCTGCGCGGACTGGCCCAGCCCACCGGCACGCTGATTGCCAACCAGGTCAATGGCTGGACCAAGAAGGCCGACGTACGCTGGCCCTACGACGCCAAGGCCGCACAAAAGCTGCTGGCCGATGCGGGCTATCCCAACGGGTTTGAAGTGGACTTTGCGTGCAGCGCAGGCCGCTACATCAACGACGAGCAGCTGTGCCAGGCCATCACCTCGCAGTGGGCCAAGGTGGGCGTGAAGGCCAAGCTGCGTTCACTGCCGTTTGCCACGTACTTTCCGATGATCCAGCGCAACGAAGCCAGCATCTACCTGCTGGGCTGGGGCGTGCCCACGTTCGACGCGTTCTACAGCCTGCAGTCGCTGGTGCGCACGACCGGTGCGGGCGGCGATGGCAACTTCAACCTGGGCCGTTTCTCTGATCCGCAAATTGACGCCCTGGTCGAGCGCGTGAAGAAGGAAACCGATGCCACCACGCGCAACCAATTGATCGAGCAAGCGCTGATCAAGGAGCATGAGCTGGTCTCGCACATCCCGCTGTATAACCAAGTGATCCCGTGGGCCGCGACGAAGAAGGTGGACATCATCCACCGTGCGGACAACCGGATTGACTGGCGCTATTTGAAGGTGAATTGA
- a CDS encoding glutathione S-transferase family protein, translating to MTTLTLYYTPGTCAQAVRIALEEAGAAHQLVRVDFAAGQQRTPEYLAINPKGRVPALVTPQGTLTETPALLAYVAQSYPAAQLAPTDAYGFARLQEFHSYLASTVHIAHAHRPRASRWADEPEAQAAMQRKVAQNMTECFNFIETHYLAHTDQGPWVMGEQYTVADGYLFTIGTWLQSDGVDIAQFPKVFAHTQRMLQRPAVQRALA from the coding sequence ATGACCACACTCACGCTCTACTACACCCCCGGCACCTGCGCACAAGCCGTGCGCATCGCTTTGGAGGAGGCCGGTGCCGCGCACCAACTGGTGCGCGTGGACTTTGCAGCGGGCCAGCAGCGCACGCCCGAGTACCTCGCCATCAACCCCAAGGGCCGGGTGCCTGCCCTGGTCACGCCCCAAGGCACCTTGACCGAAACGCCCGCGCTGCTGGCCTATGTGGCGCAAAGCTATCCGGCAGCGCAGCTGGCACCCACCGACGCCTACGGCTTTGCGCGCCTGCAAGAGTTCCACAGCTACCTCGCGTCCACCGTGCACATCGCCCACGCCCACCGCCCCCGCGCCAGCCGCTGGGCCGACGAGCCCGAGGCCCAGGCCGCCATGCAGCGCAAGGTGGCACAGAACATGACGGAGTGCTTCAACTTCATCGAAACCCACTATCTGGCGCATACGGATCAAGGCCCCTGGGTGATGGGCGAGCAGTACACCGTGGCCGACGGGTATCTGTTCACCATCGGCACCTGGCTGCAAAGTGATGGGGTGGACATTGCCCAGTTCCCCAAGGTGTTTGCGCACACGCAGCGCATGCTGCAGCGGCCTGCCGTGCAGCGCGCACTGGCCTGA
- a CDS encoding 2-dehydropantoate 2-reductase translates to MKACIYGAGAIGGWMGIALAQAGCQLSLVARGATLVALQAEGLRLRRPDGSVAQTAVTAHADPAALGVQDLVVLAVKAPGLPDVARAIAPLIGPDTIVLTAMNGVPWWFLDGFGGAAEGHALQSVDAGGVIASAIPGRNVLGSVVHTSCSLEAPGFVRQHFGNRLIVGEPNGSRSPRLQALADTLQRGGIDVEVSDCIQKDIWFKLWGNLTMNPISALTGATTDRILDDDLVRDFVSAVMLEAKAIGNKLGLPIDQQPEDRHAVTRKLGAFKTSMLQDVEANKPLEIDALVGAVRELGQITSTPTPHTDALLGLVRLMARTRGLY, encoded by the coding sequence ATGAAAGCATGTATTTACGGCGCCGGCGCCATTGGCGGCTGGATGGGCATAGCCCTGGCGCAGGCGGGCTGCCAGCTCAGCCTGGTGGCCCGCGGCGCCACGCTGGTAGCTTTGCAGGCCGAGGGCTTGCGCCTGCGGCGCCCTGATGGATCGGTGGCGCAAACGGCCGTGACCGCCCACGCCGACCCCGCCGCGCTGGGCGTGCAAGACCTGGTCGTGCTGGCTGTCAAGGCGCCCGGCCTGCCCGATGTGGCGCGCGCCATCGCCCCGCTGATCGGGCCAGACACCATCGTGCTCACCGCCATGAACGGCGTGCCGTGGTGGTTTCTGGACGGGTTTGGCGGCGCCGCCGAGGGGCATGCGCTCCAATCCGTGGACGCAGGCGGCGTGATCGCCAGCGCCATCCCGGGGCGCAACGTGCTGGGCAGCGTGGTGCACACCAGCTGCTCGCTGGAAGCCCCGGGCTTCGTCCGGCAGCACTTCGGCAACCGCCTCATCGTGGGCGAGCCCAACGGCAGCCGCAGCCCACGCCTGCAGGCGCTGGCCGACACGCTCCAGCGCGGCGGCATCGATGTGGAGGTGAGCGACTGCATCCAAAAGGACATCTGGTTCAAGCTGTGGGGCAACCTGACCATGAACCCCATCAGCGCCCTCACCGGCGCCACCACCGACCGCATCCTCGACGACGACCTGGTGCGCGACTTTGTCAGCGCCGTGATGCTCGAAGCCAAGGCCATTGGCAACAAGCTGGGCCTGCCGATTGACCAGCAGCCTGAAGACCGCCACGCCGTCACCCGCAAGCTGGGCGCGTTCAAGACCTCGATGCTGCAGGACGTGGAAGCGAACAAGCCCCTGGAGATCGACGCCCTGGTGGGCGCCGTGCGCGAGCTGGGGCAGATCACCAGCACCCCCACGCCCCACACCGACGCCCTGCTGGGCCTGGTGAGGCTGATGGCGCGCACACGCGGCCTGTACTGA
- a CDS encoding aldolase/citrate lyase family protein → MQTPINRFKQAMAQGQAQIGLWLGLADAYSAEILAGTGYDWLLVDGEHAPNDVRSILHQLQAIASAASALPPGAPAPHPIARVPVGDTALIKQYLDLGAQTLLVPMVDTPEQAQGLVRATRYAPEGVRGMGSALARASRWQAYPQYVREANQQVCLLVQAETVQAMAHLDAIAATPGVDGVFIGPADLSASMGHPGNPGHPDVQAAIHDGIARILRAGKAPGILATTEPQARQWLAAGALFVAVGVDTMLLASAAQDLLARFRTEAPTPVIRPAGY, encoded by the coding sequence TTGCAGACCCCCATCAACCGTTTCAAACAGGCCATGGCCCAAGGCCAGGCGCAGATCGGGCTGTGGCTCGGGTTGGCCGACGCCTACAGCGCTGAAATCCTCGCGGGCACCGGCTACGACTGGCTGCTGGTCGACGGCGAGCACGCGCCCAACGATGTGCGCAGCATCCTGCACCAGCTGCAAGCCATTGCCAGCGCGGCCAGTGCATTGCCACCGGGCGCGCCAGCGCCCCACCCCATCGCCCGCGTGCCCGTGGGCGACACCGCGCTCATCAAGCAGTACCTGGACCTGGGCGCGCAGACGCTGCTGGTGCCCATGGTGGACACCCCAGAGCAGGCCCAGGGGCTGGTGCGCGCCACGCGCTATGCGCCCGAGGGCGTGCGAGGCATGGGCAGCGCCCTGGCCCGCGCGTCGCGCTGGCAGGCCTACCCCCAGTACGTGCGCGAGGCCAACCAGCAAGTCTGCTTGCTGGTCCAAGCCGAGACGGTGCAAGCCATGGCCCACCTCGATGCCATCGCCGCCACGCCCGGCGTGGACGGCGTGTTCATCGGCCCGGCTGATCTATCGGCCTCCATGGGCCACCCCGGCAACCCGGGGCACCCAGACGTGCAGGCCGCCATCCACGACGGCATTGCACGCATCCTGCGCGCGGGCAAGGCACCGGGCATTCTGGCCACCACCGAACCCCAGGCGCGCCAATGGCTGGCGGCCGGTGCGCTGTTTGTAGCGGTGGGCGTGGACACCATGCTGCTGGCCAGCGCTGCGCAAGACTTGCTGGCACGCTTTCGCACAGAAGCCCCCACCCCGGTGATCCGCCCAGCGGGCTACTGA
- the radA gene encoding DNA repair protein RadA — translation MAKDKTTFTCSECGGTSPRWLGKCPSCGAWNTLVETVAEAGAGKNRLSTPQGYAGLASAQAVTPLAAIEAQDVARTPSGIDELDRVLGGGIVEGGVVLIGGDPGIGKSTLLLQAMDALQRAGLPTLYVTGEESGAQVALRSRRLGIEGSQVQLLAEIQLEKILATVEATQPSVVVIDSIQTTYSDQLTSAPGSVAQVRECAAHLTRMAKGTGIAVILVGHVTKEGALAGPRVLEHMVDTVLYFEGDTHSQFRLVRAIKNRFGAVNEIGVFAMTEKGLKGVSNPSAIFLSQHSEPVPGSCVMVTLEGTRPLLVEIQALVDSGGPSPRRLSVGLDKDRLAMLLAVLHRHAGVACMDQDVFVNAVGGVRISEPAADLAVMLSITSSLRGKALPRGFLAFGEVGLAGEVRPAPRGQERLKEAAKLGFSVAVVPKANAPKKPIEGLTIHAVERVEEAMNVVRGLV, via the coding sequence ATGGCCAAAGACAAAACCACCTTCACCTGCTCCGAATGCGGCGGCACCAGCCCGCGCTGGCTGGGCAAATGCCCATCTTGCGGCGCCTGGAACACGCTGGTGGAAACCGTGGCAGAGGCGGGCGCTGGCAAAAACCGGCTGAGCACACCGCAAGGCTACGCCGGCCTGGCCAGCGCGCAGGCTGTGACGCCATTGGCTGCCATCGAGGCCCAGGATGTGGCGCGCACCCCCAGCGGCATTGACGAGCTGGACCGTGTGCTGGGCGGCGGCATTGTGGAAGGTGGCGTGGTGCTCATCGGGGGCGATCCGGGCATTGGCAAATCGACCCTGCTGCTGCAGGCCATGGACGCACTGCAGCGCGCGGGCCTGCCCACGTTGTATGTGACAGGTGAAGAAAGCGGCGCCCAGGTGGCACTGCGCTCGCGCCGCCTGGGCATTGAGGGCAGCCAGGTGCAGCTGCTGGCCGAGATCCAGTTGGAAAAGATTCTGGCCACGGTCGAGGCCACGCAACCGTCCGTGGTCGTCATCGACTCCATCCAGACGACCTATTCCGACCAACTCACCAGCGCGCCGGGCTCGGTCGCCCAGGTGCGCGAATGCGCGGCGCACCTCACGCGCATGGCCAAGGGCACTGGCATTGCGGTCATTTTGGTCGGCCACGTCACCAAAGAGGGCGCGCTGGCTGGCCCGCGTGTGCTGGAGCACATGGTGGACACGGTGCTGTACTTTGAAGGCGACACGCACAGCCAGTTTCGCCTGGTGCGGGCCATCAAGAACCGCTTTGGCGCGGTGAATGAGATCGGCGTGTTTGCCATGACGGAAAAGGGCCTCAAGGGCGTGAGCAACCCCAGCGCCATCTTTTTGAGCCAGCACAGCGAGCCCGTGCCGGGCAGCTGCGTGATGGTGACGCTGGAGGGCACGCGCCCGCTGCTGGTGGAGATCCAGGCCCTGGTAGACAGCGGCGGCCCCAGCCCCCGACGCCTGAGCGTGGGCCTGGACAAGGACCGCCTGGCCATGCTGCTGGCCGTGTTGCACCGCCACGCGGGCGTGGCCTGCATGGACCAGGACGTGTTTGTGAACGCGGTGGGCGGCGTGCGCATCAGCGAGCCGGCTGCCGATTTGGCGGTCATGCTGTCCATCACCTCCAGCCTGCGCGGCAAGGCGTTGCCCCGGGGCTTTTTGGCTTTTGGTGAAGTGGGGCTGGCTGGCGAAGTACGCCCCGCCCCGCGTGGGCAAGAGCGCTTGAAGGAGGCCGCCAAGCTGGGCTTTAGCGTGGCGGTGGTGCCCAAGGCCAATGCGCCCAAAAAGCCCATTGAGGGCCTCACCATCCATGCCGTGGAGCGGGTGGAAGAGGCCATGAACGTGGTGCGCGGCCTGGTTTGA